A stretch of Candidatus Sphingomonas phytovorans DNA encodes these proteins:
- a CDS encoding FAD-containing oxidoreductase, with protein sequence MTRSFDAIIIGAGQAGPPLAGRLTGAGMTVALVERHLVGGTCVNTGCMPTKTLVASAYAAHLARRAADFGVHAGPISVDMKAVAARAHGVTMRARGNNERWLEGMAGLTFLRGHARFTGPKAIAVDDEELTAPRIFLNVGGRASVPDMPGVDEVPWLDNTSMVALDTLPRHLVVVGGSYIGLEFAQVYRRFGAEVTIVERAGRLISREDTDISTAIREILEDEGIAIRTDANCIGFRPHEKGIAVSVDCQAGAPVVIGSHVLLATGRRPNTDDLGLDRAGVATDARGYVQVDDRLQTNAPGIWALGDCNGHGAFTHTAYNDFEIVAANLLDGEDRRVSQRVPGYALYTDPPLGRAGITEAEAIASGRRILVSKRPMTRVGRAIEKGETSGFMKIVADADTQRILGATFLGTGGDEAIHGILDAMSADQPIAALRWAVPVHPTVSELIPTMLLDLKPASAQEPPA encoded by the coding sequence GTGACTCGCTCTTTCGACGCGATCATCATCGGCGCCGGGCAGGCCGGACCGCCGCTGGCGGGGCGACTGACCGGCGCGGGCATGACGGTGGCGCTGGTCGAGCGGCATCTGGTCGGCGGCACCTGCGTGAACACCGGCTGCATGCCGACCAAGACGTTGGTCGCCAGCGCTTATGCAGCCCACCTCGCCCGCCGCGCGGCTGACTTCGGGGTGCATGCCGGGCCGATATCCGTCGATATGAAGGCGGTCGCGGCGCGTGCCCATGGGGTGACGATGCGGGCGCGGGGCAACAATGAACGCTGGCTCGAAGGCATGGCAGGGCTTACCTTCCTGCGCGGCCATGCCCGCTTCACTGGCCCGAAGGCCATCGCGGTGGACGACGAGGAACTGACCGCGCCACGCATCTTCCTGAACGTCGGCGGACGAGCATCGGTGCCGGACATGCCGGGCGTCGATGAGGTGCCGTGGCTCGATAACACGAGCATGGTCGCGCTCGACACGCTGCCGCGGCATCTCGTCGTGGTCGGCGGCAGCTATATCGGCCTCGAATTCGCCCAGGTCTATCGGCGCTTCGGTGCCGAGGTGACGATCGTGGAGCGGGCCGGCCGCCTGATCTCGCGCGAGGATACCGACATCTCAACCGCCATCCGCGAGATATTGGAGGATGAGGGGATCGCGATCCGCACCGACGCCAATTGCATCGGTTTCAGGCCCCATGAGAAGGGCATCGCGGTATCGGTCGACTGCCAGGCCGGCGCGCCGGTCGTGATCGGCAGCCATGTGCTGCTCGCGACCGGGCGGCGGCCCAATACGGACGATCTCGGGCTCGACCGCGCCGGCGTGGCGACTGACGCGCGCGGCTATGTCCAGGTCGACGACAGGTTGCAGACCAACGCCCCCGGCATCTGGGCGCTAGGCGACTGCAACGGCCACGGCGCCTTCACCCATACCGCCTATAATGATTTCGAGATCGTCGCTGCGAACCTCCTCGACGGCGAGGATCGCAGGGTGAGCCAGCGTGTCCCGGGCTATGCCCTGTACACCGATCCGCCGCTCGGCCGCGCCGGCATCACCGAGGCAGAAGCGATCGCGTCGGGCCGCAGAATCCTGGTCTCGAAGCGGCCGATGACCCGGGTCGGCCGGGCGATCGAGAAGGGCGAGACAAGCGGCTTCATGAAGATCGTCGCTGACGCCGATACGCAACGCATTCTGGGCGCGACGTTCCTCGGCACCGGCGGTGACGAGGCTATACACGGGATTCTCGACGCGATGAGCGCCGATCAGCCGATCGCCGCGCTACGCTGGGCGGTCCCAGTCCACCCGACCGTTTCCGAACTCATTCCGACCATGCTGCTCGACCTGAAACCGGCCAGCGCGCAAGAGCCTCCAGCCTAG
- a CDS encoding elongation factor G, with protein MTTGLLLEQPAGTRRAGVDKIRKGARMIALVGPAGAGKTSLGEALLHAAGTVPRLGSVDAGSCVGDASPEARARGGSTELNLLRLDWMGDRYLLADAPGSPAFATDMEMALSTADLALVVIDPDPARAPLVEPTLRRLEAIGLPHAVFVNKIDQARGSIEDLLAALQPMSAAALVARQIPIRAGERTAGFVDLALERAYHYQANQRSQQVPLAAHLKEDEAAARFHMLEQLADHDDTLLEQLLSDEVPSLDTIFGDLARETAAGLVVPVLFGSALNGFGIRRLLKMLRHDTPLAAQTAARLGIDGMAVEILKISHGSTVGRLAIARIFGGALTEGADLIGADGEAMRAGALFALQGGAATRIQRAEPGEIVGIAKVEATRAGDLVGVTSRPALRAAPSPWPLANYALAIAVRDHKDEVRLSTSLNRLVEEDPGLRWGQDEGSRETLLHGLSDEHLAVALDRLKRRYGVGVTARAPAVAYKETIRKPASQRGRHKKQSGGHGQFGDVVIDIRPLERGEGFRFEDRITGGAIPRQWIPAVEQGVLDAMLKGPLGMQVVDVAVALVDGSFHSVDSSELAFRTAGRIAMAEALAAASPYLLEPIAHVAIRTPGSATSRVTSAIAGRRGQMLGVTPLPGWSRWDSIEALLPEAELHDLEAELRSLSQGMARHDARFDHLAQVAGKLADGIVQQMHQPA; from the coding sequence ATGACGACCGGCCTTCTCCTGGAACAGCCGGCAGGAACGAGGAGAGCAGGAGTGGACAAGATCCGCAAAGGCGCGAGAATGATCGCGCTCGTTGGCCCCGCCGGGGCAGGCAAGACCAGTCTCGGGGAGGCTCTGTTGCACGCGGCCGGCACCGTCCCGCGACTTGGCTCGGTCGATGCTGGCAGTTGCGTCGGCGATGCCAGTCCCGAGGCCCGGGCGCGGGGTGGCTCGACCGAACTCAACCTCCTGCGGCTCGACTGGATGGGCGATCGCTATTTGCTGGCCGATGCGCCCGGCTCGCCCGCCTTCGCGACGGATATGGAGATGGCCCTCTCCACCGCTGACCTTGCACTGGTGGTGATCGATCCCGACCCTGCCCGTGCGCCGCTGGTCGAGCCCACGCTGCGGCGGCTCGAGGCGATCGGCCTGCCCCATGCCGTGTTCGTCAACAAGATCGACCAGGCGCGGGGCAGCATAGAGGATCTGCTCGCAGCGCTCCAGCCGATGAGCGCGGCGGCGCTGGTCGCGCGCCAGATCCCGATCCGCGCCGGGGAGCGGACGGCCGGCTTCGTCGATCTCGCATTGGAACGGGCCTATCATTACCAGGCCAACCAGCGCTCCCAGCAGGTCCCACTGGCCGCGCATCTCAAGGAGGACGAAGCGGCGGCGCGCTTCCATATGCTTGAACAGCTTGCCGACCATGACGATACGCTGCTCGAACAGCTCCTGTCGGACGAGGTGCCCAGCCTCGACACGATTTTCGGCGATCTCGCGCGGGAGACTGCGGCTGGGCTGGTCGTGCCGGTCCTGTTCGGTTCAGCGCTCAACGGCTTCGGCATTCGCCGCCTGCTCAAGATGCTGCGCCATGATACGCCCCTCGCGGCCCAGACCGCCGCCCGGCTTGGTATCGACGGTATGGCGGTAGAGATCCTCAAGATATCGCACGGCAGCACGGTCGGGCGGCTGGCGATCGCGCGTATCTTCGGCGGCGCGCTGACTGAAGGCGCCGACCTGATCGGCGCCGATGGCGAGGCGATGCGCGCCGGCGCGCTGTTCGCGCTCCAGGGCGGCGCGGCGACAAGGATCCAGCGCGCCGAGCCCGGCGAGATTGTCGGCATCGCCAAGGTCGAGGCGACGCGCGCCGGAGATCTGGTCGGCGTGACCTCCCGCCCCGCCCTGCGCGCCGCGCCATCCCCATGGCCATTGGCCAATTATGCGCTGGCGATCGCCGTCAGGGACCACAAGGACGAGGTGCGTCTGTCGACCTCGCTGAACCGGCTGGTCGAGGAAGATCCCGGGCTGCGCTGGGGCCAGGATGAAGGTTCGCGCGAGACTCTGCTGCACGGCCTGAGCGACGAGCATCTCGCCGTCGCCCTCGACCGGCTGAAGCGGCGTTACGGCGTCGGGGTGACCGCACGTGCGCCGGCGGTCGCGTACAAGGAAACGATCCGGAAACCCGCAAGCCAGCGCGGCCGACACAAGAAACAGTCGGGCGGCCACGGCCAGTTCGGCGACGTCGTGATCGACATCCGTCCGCTCGAACGCGGCGAAGGCTTCCGTTTCGAAGACCGCATCACTGGCGGCGCGATCCCGCGCCAATGGATTCCTGCGGTCGAGCAGGGCGTGCTCGACGCGATGTTGAAGGGCCCGCTCGGCATGCAGGTGGTGGATGTCGCGGTAGCGCTGGTCGACGGCTCCTTCCATTCGGTCGACAGTTCCGAGCTGGCCTTCCGGACTGCCGGGCGGATCGCCATGGCCGAGGCATTGGCCGCAGCCTCGCCCTATCTTCTCGAACCGATCGCGCATGTGGCGATCCGCACGCCAGGCAGCGCCACCTCGCGCGTCACCTCGGCCATTGCCGGCCGACGAGGCCAGATGCTCGGCGTGACGCCGCTGCCGGGATGGTCGCGCTGGGACAGTATCGAGGCGTTGCTGCCCGAGGCCGAACTGCACGATCTGGAGGCGGAGCTGCGCTCCCTCAGCCAGGGCATGGCGCGCCACGATGCGCGGTTCGACCATCTCGCGCAGGTCGCCGGAAAGCTTGCTGACGGGATCGTCCAGCAGATGCACCAGCCGGCCTGA
- a CDS encoding NCS1 family nucleobase:cation symporter-1: protein MTDRAKDTLWNRDLAPTDAGQRTWRWYHFAALWIGMIVAVPSWMLASGLIEQGMSAGQAALTVLLGNMVVLVPLLLIGHAGARHGVPYAVLARASFGTRGARLPAVARALVACGWFGIQTWIGGEALLTLLGVLAGHSLKGPIVPILDIGIGQMLAFATFWAVQLFFVRKGLTTIRRLETWTAPVKILVCIALVWWAVDSAGGLGPIFASPSAFVPGGAREGQFWLVFWPSLTAMIGFWGTLALNIPDFTRFAKSQRDQIIGQAIGLPPGMGLIALASVITTSATVVIYGHAIWDPVALSGTLAGPLVLLGLVVITIDTISCNIAANLVGAAYDFSSLAPGRISYRTGGLITAVIGILIMPWKLLATTGGYIFVWLTGYSALLGPIAGILIADYWLIRRTRLDVEDLYREDGRYAYAGGWNAIALLAFAIGVLPNLPGFLATALPGPFGWIGGFWTSLYAYAWFIGLFLALTTYAGLMRHARD, encoded by the coding sequence ATGACCGATCGAGCCAAGGACACGCTCTGGAATCGCGACCTGGCGCCGACTGACGCCGGGCAGCGCACCTGGCGCTGGTACCATTTCGCCGCCTTGTGGATCGGGATGATCGTTGCGGTGCCGAGCTGGATGCTCGCCTCCGGGCTGATCGAACAGGGTATGTCGGCCGGGCAGGCTGCGCTGACGGTGCTGCTCGGCAATATGGTGGTCCTCGTGCCTCTGCTGCTCATCGGCCATGCCGGCGCGCGCCACGGTGTCCCCTATGCGGTGCTGGCCCGTGCGTCGTTCGGCACGCGCGGCGCCCGTCTGCCGGCGGTTGCACGGGCGCTGGTCGCCTGTGGCTGGTTCGGTATCCAGACCTGGATCGGGGGCGAAGCGCTGCTGACCCTGCTCGGTGTCCTCGCCGGCCACAGCCTGAAAGGGCCGATCGTGCCGATCCTCGATATCGGCATCGGGCAGATGCTTGCCTTCGCCACCTTCTGGGCGGTGCAGCTCTTTTTCGTGCGCAAGGGGCTGACGACGATCCGGCGGCTCGAGACCTGGACCGCGCCGGTGAAAATCCTCGTCTGTATCGCCCTGGTCTGGTGGGCGGTGGACAGCGCAGGCGGGCTCGGACCGATCTTCGCCAGTCCTTCCGCCTTCGTCCCGGGCGGCGCGCGCGAGGGGCAGTTCTGGTTGGTCTTCTGGCCATCGCTGACCGCGATGATCGGCTTCTGGGGAACGCTCGCGCTCAACATCCCTGATTTCACGCGCTTTGCCAAAAGCCAGCGCGACCAGATCATCGGCCAGGCGATCGGCCTGCCCCCGGGCATGGGCTTGATCGCCCTCGCCAGCGTCATCACCACCTCGGCGACCGTGGTGATTTATGGCCATGCGATCTGGGATCCCGTTGCGCTGTCGGGCACGCTAGCCGGGCCGCTGGTGCTGCTCGGGCTGGTTGTCATCACGATCGACACCATCTCCTGCAACATCGCCGCGAACCTCGTGGGCGCCGCCTATGATTTCTCGTCGCTCGCGCCCGGCCGCATCTCCTACCGGACGGGCGGGCTGATCACCGCGGTGATCGGCATCCTCATCATGCCGTGGAAACTGCTCGCGACGACCGGCGGGTACATCTTCGTCTGGCTGACCGGCTACAGCGCCCTGCTCGGCCCGATCGCCGGCATCCTGATCGCCGACTATTGGCTGATCCGGCGGACCCGGCTCGACGTCGAGGACCTGTATCGCGAGGACGGCCGCTACGCTTATGCCGGCGGATGGAACGCGATAGCATTGCTCGCCTTCGCGATCGGCGTTCTGCCCAATCTGCCCGGCTTCCTCGCGACGGCGCTGCCCGGTCCGTTCGGGTGGATCGGCGGCTTCTGGACGAGCCTCTATGCCTATGCCTGGTTCATCGGCCTGTTCCTGGCGCTGACAACCTATGCTGGCCTGATGCGACACGCCCGGGACTGA
- a CDS encoding TonB-dependent receptor, with protein sequence MSKFGNASRSGSIIALAIALAHASTALAQTVPANTAEADAEATSDDIVVTGSRIERAGFDQPTPTTVVGAAEIRQGARANLSQVLNDQPQFRPTTTPATSIGNTTGSGAAPVDLRGLGQARTLTLLNGRRFVGENNLNFVPIGLVERLEVVTGGASAAWGSGAVAGVVNIILKDKLEGITLGAQSGVSSRGDGQRYGFDGSFGTHFAGGNGHFMIGAEYLDDKGIPDRHSRQNLNSPGIVTIRPGVTQLVEDVNYTDRSHAGVITTGVLRGQTFNQDGSLRAWSGPNALGVGGADAVNLYDDIYAATPFRRVNVYGRLSYDVGGATLWVDGSYGRASTNYPFFPDLGQQILTISATNPFLSQSIRTRLANAGENSFTFGRIFKDSFTWVFDSMRESKEGAIGIDGKFGNGWKYHAHFSHGELFQNAQLKNSIITANFAKAINAATNTSGQIVCAVNADAISTNDDPACAPINPFGENNISKAAHDYVTGTQQSLTTSKLDSAGASLQGDLFNLWAGPLTVAVGAEARWEEQTQSRGALSRAGAFAPNVYSSDLNGGFNVKEGFAEAALPLLDAKDVAKVDFNAAARYSHYSTSGGIWAWKLGGTARLFNDVLLRVTRSRDIRSANITELFATQRINIGPQVDLDTAGRLGVIPGYTNTPAEVTTFSGGNPNLVPEISSTFTAGATFSPSFFKGFNLSVDYYDIKIEGAITTLTASNLTLACKNGSASACARLVRDPVTQTLKTAFANAQNIATFQTRGVDVEASYTLPLANVSSTMGGTLRMRALATYIDTFIQDTGLARVDTAGDVGDSASLGVPHWRGTFSLGYQDRTFGVDARARYVGGGSYNHLLTTLVNNHIGAKTYIDLGMQVKVDKFTLFGNVNNLFDVKPPLITTGSAYHDIVGTYFTAGARIAF encoded by the coding sequence ATGTCGAAGTTCGGAAACGCGTCACGGAGCGGCAGCATCATCGCGCTCGCCATCGCTCTGGCCCATGCAAGCACCGCCCTCGCCCAGACTGTTCCCGCAAATACCGCAGAAGCTGATGCGGAGGCCACGAGCGACGACATCGTCGTCACCGGATCGCGCATCGAACGCGCCGGCTTCGACCAGCCCACGCCGACGACGGTCGTCGGGGCGGCGGAGATCCGCCAGGGCGCGCGCGCCAATCTTTCCCAGGTCCTCAACGACCAGCCGCAGTTCAGGCCAACTACCACCCCCGCGACCAGCATCGGCAACACCACCGGCAGCGGCGCCGCTCCCGTCGATCTGCGTGGGCTCGGCCAGGCCCGCACCCTCACCCTGCTCAACGGCCGGCGTTTCGTCGGCGAGAACAACCTGAACTTCGTGCCGATCGGCCTAGTGGAGCGGCTTGAGGTCGTCACCGGCGGCGCTTCGGCGGCCTGGGGATCGGGCGCCGTCGCCGGCGTGGTGAACATCATCCTGAAAGACAAGCTGGAGGGCATCACGCTCGGCGCCCAGTCGGGCGTCTCGTCGCGCGGCGATGGCCAGCGTTACGGCTTCGACGGCAGCTTCGGCACGCATTTCGCTGGCGGCAACGGACATTTCATGATCGGCGCCGAATATCTCGACGACAAGGGTATCCCTGATCGCCACAGTCGCCAGAACCTCAACAGCCCCGGCATCGTCACGATCAGGCCCGGAGTCACGCAACTGGTCGAGGACGTGAACTATACCGACCGCAGCCATGCCGGCGTCATCACGACCGGCGTGCTGCGCGGGCAAACCTTCAATCAGGACGGATCGCTGCGCGCCTGGTCGGGTCCGAACGCCCTCGGCGTTGGGGGAGCTGACGCAGTCAACCTCTATGACGACATCTACGCCGCGACACCGTTCAGACGCGTGAACGTCTATGGTCGCCTCAGCTACGATGTGGGCGGCGCAACGCTCTGGGTCGACGGGAGCTACGGCCGGGCGTCGACCAACTATCCCTTCTTCCCCGATCTCGGGCAGCAGATTCTGACGATCAGCGCCACCAATCCGTTCCTGTCGCAGTCAATCCGTACCCGCCTGGCGAATGCCGGCGAAAACAGCTTCACCTTCGGCCGCATCTTCAAGGATTCGTTCACCTGGGTGTTCGATTCGATGCGCGAGAGCAAGGAAGGCGCGATCGGCATCGACGGGAAGTTCGGCAATGGCTGGAAATACCATGCGCATTTCAGCCATGGTGAGCTGTTCCAGAACGCCCAGCTCAAGAACTCGATCATCACCGCCAACTTCGCCAAGGCGATCAATGCGGCGACCAACACGAGCGGCCAGATCGTCTGTGCGGTGAATGCCGACGCGATCAGCACGAACGACGATCCGGCCTGCGCGCCGATCAACCCGTTCGGTGAGAACAACATCTCCAAGGCGGCGCACGATTATGTGACGGGCACCCAGCAGTCGCTGACCACCTCCAAGCTCGATTCAGCGGGCGCTTCGCTTCAGGGTGACCTGTTTAACCTCTGGGCCGGCCCGCTGACCGTCGCGGTCGGCGCTGAAGCGCGCTGGGAGGAGCAGACCCAGTCGCGCGGCGCACTGAGCCGGGCCGGCGCCTTCGCGCCCAATGTCTACAGTAGTGATCTCAACGGCGGGTTCAACGTCAAGGAAGGCTTTGCCGAGGCAGCACTGCCGCTGCTTGATGCGAAAGACGTGGCAAAGGTCGATTTCAACGCCGCCGCCCGCTATTCCCATTACAGCACGAGTGGGGGCATCTGGGCCTGGAAGCTAGGCGGCACCGCCCGCCTGTTCAACGACGTGCTGCTCCGCGTCACCCGGTCGCGCGACATCAGGTCAGCGAATATCACTGAGCTGTTCGCGACCCAGCGGATCAACATCGGCCCGCAGGTCGACCTCGATACGGCGGGCCGCCTCGGCGTCATCCCAGGCTATACCAACACCCCGGCCGAGGTGACGACGTTCAGCGGCGGCAACCCGAATCTCGTGCCCGAGATCAGCAGCACCTTCACCGCCGGCGCCACCTTCTCGCCGTCCTTCTTCAAGGGGTTCAACCTCTCCGTCGACTATTACGACATCAAGATCGAGGGGGCGATCACGACGCTCACCGCGTCGAACCTGACTCTCGCCTGCAAGAACGGCAGCGCGTCGGCCTGCGCCCGGCTGGTGCGCGATCCCGTCACCCAGACGCTCAAGACCGCGTTTGCCAATGCACAGAATATCGCGACCTTCCAGACGCGCGGCGTCGACGTGGAGGCATCCTATACGCTGCCGCTCGCCAATGTCAGCTCGACCATGGGCGGCACGCTGCGCATGCGGGCGCTGGCAACCTATATCGACACCTTCATCCAGGATACCGGCCTGGCGCGCGTCGATACCGCCGGCGATGTGGGCGATTCCGCGAGCCTCGGCGTGCCGCACTGGCGCGGCACCTTCAGCCTCGGCTATCAGGACCGCACCTTCGGCGTCGACGCCCGCGCCCGCTATGTCGGCGGCGGCAGCTACAATCACCTGCTCACCACCCTGGTGAACAACCATATCGGCGCGAAGACCTATATCGACCTCGGCATGCAGGTGAAGGTCGACAAATTCACCCTGTTCGGCAACGTCAACAACCTGTTCGACGTGAAGCCGCCGCTGATCACCACGGGCAGCGCCTATCACGACATCGTCGGCACCTATTTCACCGCCGGCGCCCGTATAGCCTTCTGA
- a CDS encoding serine hydrolase, whose protein sequence is MMFIKSNGTSLAFRNTLAASLILAAVAGTPGIPAIASPAPRAATSPVAIDAARLASLPTFIDGVVAQQIATRQVAGAVVTVVHKGKVLFTRGYGYADIARRVPVDARSTLFRPGSVSKLLTWAALMQQVELGKVDLDADVNRYLDFAIPPFEGKPIRVRDLFSHSPGMSDLGYGEPDLLAHPRDYRDYIKKHIPARLWAPGTEISYSNYGAALAGYIVERVSNEPFPDYVDRHLFKPLGMNTTTFREPLPEAWAGHMALGYGFKDGRLVAKPYENFSFIMPAGSAAATAPDMARFMLAMLARGTLGGARILSPASVDLLESNSLANAPHLEGMAHGFMVAREANPRMIGHGGNTVDFHSYLLLAPEADFGFFVSVTGGPDSSPARTELSNAIIGRLFPAKPAQRVSGEEAPPPLGQYRANRRDYGKPADPAGDLTVSVAGPNTVITKDSQETLYWERIGPHLYERVTGARDGGPYDRLEFYGSSADPRLSFASSPHQTWHLVKP, encoded by the coding sequence ATGATGTTCATCAAGTCGAACGGTACCTCCCTCGCATTCCGGAATACCCTCGCCGCGAGCCTGATCCTCGCCGCGGTCGCCGGCACGCCTGGCATCCCAGCCATTGCGTCCCCCGCTCCTCGTGCGGCGACATCTCCGGTCGCGATCGACGCGGCGCGCCTGGCGTCGCTTCCAACCTTCATCGACGGAGTCGTCGCGCAGCAGATCGCGACCCGCCAGGTCGCGGGCGCGGTGGTGACCGTCGTCCACAAGGGCAAGGTGCTGTTCACGCGCGGCTATGGTTATGCGGATATCGCCCGGCGCGTGCCCGTCGACGCTCGATCGACACTGTTCCGCCCCGGCTCGGTGTCGAAATTGCTCACCTGGGCGGCGCTGATGCAGCAGGTCGAGCTTGGCAAGGTCGATCTCGACGCCGATGTGAACCGCTATCTCGACTTCGCGATCCCTCCCTTCGAGGGCAAGCCGATCCGCGTGCGCGACCTGTTTTCGCACAGCCCCGGCATGAGCGATCTTGGCTATGGCGAACCGGATCTGCTGGCGCACCCGCGCGACTATCGCGACTATATCAAGAAGCATATCCCGGCACGGCTCTGGGCCCCCGGAACCGAGATTTCCTACTCCAACTATGGCGCGGCGCTCGCTGGCTATATCGTGGAACGGGTCTCGAACGAGCCCTTTCCCGACTATGTCGATCGCCATCTGTTCAAGCCGCTGGGCATGAACACGACAACCTTCCGCGAGCCGCTGCCCGAAGCATGGGCGGGACATATGGCGCTGGGTTACGGCTTCAAGGATGGGCGCCTTGTGGCCAAGCCCTATGAGAATTTCAGCTTCATCATGCCGGCCGGATCGGCCGCAGCAACGGCACCCGACATGGCCCGGTTCATGCTCGCCATGCTGGCGCGCGGAACGCTGGGCGGCGCGCGCATCCTTTCGCCCGCCTCGGTCGATCTGCTCGAGAGCAATTCCCTCGCCAACGCGCCGCATCTCGAAGGCATGGCGCACGGCTTCATGGTCGCGCGCGAGGCGAACCCCCGCATGATCGGCCATGGCGGGAATACGGTCGATTTCCACTCCTATCTCCTGCTCGCGCCGGAGGCTGATTTCGGCTTCTTCGTTTCAGTGACCGGCGGGCCGGACAGCAGCCCGGCCCGCACCGAACTCAGCAATGCGATCATCGGCCGCCTGTTCCCCGCCAAACCCGCCCAGCGCGTGTCGGGTGAGGAAGCGCCGCCGCCACTCGGCCAGTATCGCGCCAATCGCCGCGACTATGGCAAGCCAGCCGATCCGGCCGGCGACCTGACGGTGTCGGTGGCCGGTCCGAACACGGTGATTACCAAGGACAGCCAGGAAACGCTGTATTGGGAACGGATCGGCCCGCATTTGTACGAGCGGGTAACGGGCGCGCGCGACGGTGGCCCCTATGACCGGCTGGAATTCTACGGTTCCTCCGCCGATCCCCGCCTGTCCTTCGCGTCATCACCCCACCAGACCTGGCACCTCGTGAAGCCGTGA
- a CDS encoding SRPBCC family protein, with the protein MEPQPVLPNTFVIERRYPASRERVFAALSREDQKRRWYSDRDGREGTAFEMDFRVGGWSISRARMGADTPFEGVELVNEEYFHNIVPDRRIVSAATMTLGGRPISVALLTIELIATDSGTDLICTHQAVFLEGADGPEMREHGWRVLFDRLGAILPEA; encoded by the coding sequence ATGGAACCCCAACCCGTCCTTCCCAATACCTTCGTGATCGAACGGCGCTATCCTGCCTCAAGGGAGCGCGTGTTCGCGGCGCTCAGCCGGGAGGATCAGAAGCGCCGCTGGTATTCTGATCGCGATGGTCGTGAAGGCACTGCGTTCGAGATGGACTTCCGCGTCGGCGGCTGGTCCATCTCGCGCGCCAGGATGGGCGCCGACACACCGTTCGAAGGTGTCGAACTCGTCAACGAGGAATATTTCCACAACATCGTCCCCGACCGTCGAATCGTCAGCGCCGCGACCATGACACTCGGCGGCAGGCCCATCTCGGTTGCGCTGCTGACGATCGAGCTGATCGCGACCGACAGCGGCACCGACCTGATCTGCACACACCAGGCGGTCTTCCTCGAAGGCGCGGACGGACCGGAAATGCGCGAGCATGGCTGGCGCGTCTTGTTCGACCGGCTGGGGGCGATATTGCCGGAGGCGTGA
- a CDS encoding metalloregulator ArsR/SmtB family transcription factor encodes MTISDPTASPDPALTVERVLRALADPSRKAMVERLTDGPLSVSNLAAPLGITLTAVAQHLQVLEECGLVRTEKTGRVRSCRLEPGGFSILERWIRDRRSPVEKRLDRLGNFLAEDETA; translated from the coding sequence GTGACGATTTCCGATCCGACAGCGTCCCCCGACCCGGCGCTCACCGTCGAGCGAGTCCTGCGCGCGCTCGCGGACCCGTCGCGCAAGGCGATGGTCGAGCGGTTGACCGATGGGCCGCTCTCCGTCTCGAACCTGGCGGCGCCGCTCGGCATCACCCTGACCGCCGTCGCACAGCATCTCCAGGTGCTGGAGGAATGCGGGCTGGTGCGTACCGAGAAGACCGGCCGCGTGCGGAGCTGCCGGCTCGAACCGGGCGGCTTCTCGATCCTCGAACGCTGGATTCGCGACCGGCGATCCCCGGTGGAAAAGCGGCTCGACCGGCTCGGCAACTTTCTGGCCGAAGACGAAACGGCCTGA
- a CDS encoding lipocalin-like domain-containing protein, with protein sequence MKRSLVQMAAMAALAMMPAGVTGAAPNPLVGAWAVDRFVDMPEGEKPVYPFGEKPVGLFIFTADGHFSFNVMGAPGGGDASGGRVGWTPASYVSYFGTYRYDPAGSSWTAQVMGGNVPGYTGTSQTRGFKLVGKVLTISATAQENGRTIRVERVLHKIDR encoded by the coding sequence TTGAAAAGGTCGCTCGTTCAGATGGCCGCAATGGCGGCGCTGGCGATGATGCCGGCGGGTGTGACCGGGGCGGCGCCAAATCCGCTGGTCGGTGCATGGGCCGTCGATCGCTTTGTCGACATGCCCGAGGGAGAAAAGCCGGTTTACCCGTTTGGCGAAAAGCCGGTCGGGCTGTTCATCTTCACCGCCGACGGGCATTTTTCGTTCAACGTGATGGGTGCTCCGGGCGGCGGGGATGCGTCGGGCGGCCGCGTCGGCTGGACACCCGCCTCGTACGTTTCCTATTTCGGCACCTATCGATACGATCCGGCCGGCTCAAGCTGGACCGCGCAGGTCATGGGGGGAAATGTTCCGGGCTATACCGGCACCAGCCAGACGCGTGGCTTCAAGCTGGTCGGCAAGGTGCTGACGATCTCGGCGACCGCCCAGGAGAATGGGCGCACGATCAGGGTCGAGCGGGTGCTTCACAAAATCGATCGCTGA